The DNA region AAAAATTTATGTAGAAATTAAGCAATATGAAAATGAAATAACGAAAACAAATAATATGCTTGAAGAAATGTTTGGAAAAAATTTAGAGTACTATGAAAATCTTGAAAAATATATTCAAGCAGGATATATAATAACTGATAATATGAGAACTCAAGTTATACCACAACTAGAGCAAAAAGCAGCTTCTGGAGATCAAATGGAAGCAATTAATCTACAAAATGGACTACAGGCACTTGAAATGGTAGAGCAAAGAATATATGACTTAGAAATGGCTAAAATGGTTGCATTACAAACAGCACCTCAAATTAAGCTAATTCAAAGAGGTAACTATAATCTGCTACGTAAAATTGGAAGTGCATTTGTAGTAACGATTCCTGTGTTTAAGTCAGGACTTATACAGGCGATTGCTATAAAAAGACAAAAAATACAAGCAGATGCAATGAAAGCTTTAGACGATAAAACAAATGAAATGCTAATGAGAAATGCTCAAAATATAGCTAGTCAGTCTGTAGATATTGCAAGATTAACATCAGGGTCTAGTATTAAAATTGAAACTCTTGAAAAAACCTTTGAAACTATAGTAAGAGGTATTGAAGAAACTAAACAAATAGAAGAAGAAAATAGACAAAATCGTGATGCAAGTAGACAAAAACTGTTAGAGCTTCAACATCAATTAGAAAGTAAAAGATAATAATACCTTACTTGACAAATTTGACTAAAATTAATAAAATTAAATTTAATATTAAATATTTTAAGTTTTAAATAGTAAATATTAAAGATTACGAATAATTATTTTTAAATAATAAAAAATGAAGAAAGTAGGGATAATAATGGCTATTAGTTTAAAAAAAGGTGAAAAGGTAGATTTGACTAAGGGAAATCCAGGGTTATCTAAGGTTGTAGTAGGTCTTGGATGGGATACAAATAAGTATGATGGAGGCAATGCTTTTGATCTAGATGCTGCAGCATTTCTTTTAGGAAGTGATGGTAAAGTGAGTGGAGATCATGATTTTATTTTTTATAATAATTTAAAGGATAAGTCTGGATCTATTACTCATTTAGGAGATAACCTTACTGGTGAAGGTGATGGAGATGATGAGCAAATACAAATAGAATTATCTAAGGTTCCTGCCAGTATAGAGCGTATTGCATTTACTGTAACTATCCATGATGGAGAAGAACGTGCCCAAAACTTTGGACAAGTATCCAATGCTTTTATACGTGTATTCAAAGAAGAAACTGGAGAAGAATTAATTAGATACGATTTAGGGGAAGACTTTAGCATCGAAACTGCTTTAGTTGTAGGCGAACTATATAGACATCAAGGAGAATGGAAGTTTAATGCTATCGGAAGTGGTTTCCAAGGTGGTCTCTTTGCCCTTTGTAGGAATTTTGGAGTAAACGTAGGATAATACTAGTTAAAAATAAGGTGGGAAAATTAAATGAAATATGAAATCTTGTATGGAAACGCTTTTCCAATTGTAAAGATAAATTTGCAAAAGGGAGAAAGAATAAAAGCAGAATCCGATGCTATGGTGTCTATGTCAAGTACAATTGATTTAGATGGAAAGCTAGAGGGTGGGCTTTTTAAAGGTTTAGGTAGAATGCTTGCGGGAGAAAAGTTTTTCTTTCAAACTCTTGCGGCAAATAGAGGACCTGGTGAAGCACTACTTGCACCTTCTGTTCCTGGTGGAGTTGTAGATGTAGAGCTAGATGGAAGCTACGGCCTATGTGTGCAAAAGGATGGATTTTTAGCAGCTTCAGACTCTATATCTGTTGATACTCAAATGCAGAACCTAACAAGAGGACTTTTTTCTGGGGAAGGTTTCTTCATACTAAAGGTACGTGGTACAGGTACGGTTTTTATTAACTCCTATGGGGCTATACATCCGATTAACTTAGAAGCAGGAGAAGAGGTAGTAATAGATAATAGTCACTTAGTAGCTTGGCCAGACTATATGCAATATAATATAGAGAAGGCTTCTTCAGGATGGATATCCAGCTGGACATCTGGTGAAAGCTTAGTATGTAGATTTAGAGGTCCTGGAACAGTGCTAATTCAAACTAGAAATCCTAGAGGTTTTGGTGCATGGATTAGACAATTTATACCAACATCAGGTAAATAATATATAAATAATTTCAATATTTAATTTATAATAAATAACTCGAGAGGAGGAAGTAATATGACAATTAGTTTACAAAAGGGACAAAGAGTAGATTTGACAAAGGGAAATGCTGGATTATCTCAAATAATGATAGGACTAGGCTGGGACCCAGTTGAGCAAAAAAAAGGTGGACTTTTTGGTGGACTTTTAGGTGGTGGCAAGGCTCCTGAAATAGATTGTGACGCTTCTGTATTAATGCTAGATGAAAATAATAAATTGGTATCAAATAAAAATCTAATCTATTTTGGTAATTTAAGAAGCAGCTGTGGAAGTGTATGGCATACTGGAGATAATTTAACTGGAGACGGAGATGGAGACGACGAGGAAATTATCGCGGTTCTTGGCCAAATACCTGCAAATATACATAAGCTTCTATTTGTTGTAAATATTTATGATTGTATTAGACGAAAACAAGATTTTGGAATGATAGAAAATGCTTTTATTCGTATAGTTAATATGAGTAACAAACAAGAGCTAATTAGGTATAACCTAACAGAGAACTACGGTGGAAAAACGGCACTAATGGTTGGAGAAATATATAGACACGGCAGTGAGTGGAAATTCGGAGCTATTGGAGAGGGGACCCAAGATACTTCCTTGGGAGAAATTATTAAAAAGTTCTAAACTAAATAAAATCATTTAGTAGAAAGGAGAAGTACTATATGACAATTAATTTATCTAAGGGTCAAAGAATAGACTTAACTAAAACTAATCCTGGACTTAAAAAGGCTATTATAGGATTAGGATGGGATACAAACAAATATTCTGGAGGATATGATTTTGATTTAGATGCTTCTGCCTTTTTAGTAGGAGCTGACGACAAAGTAGTTAATGAAAAGGATTTTGTTTTCTATAACAACCTGCAAGGAGCTAATGGGTCAGTTATCCATACTGGAGATAATAGGACAGGTGAAGGAGAAGGAGATGACGAACAACTAGTGATAGTTTTCGACAAGGTTCCAGAACATGTACATAAGATTGCAATTACAGTTACTATACATGATGCATTGCAGAGAGCTCAAAACTTTGGACAAGTCTCTAATGCTTTCGTTCGATTAGTAAACGAAGAGACTAATGAAGAAGTATTGAGGTATGATTTAGCAGAGGAGTTCTCTATAGAAACAGCTATAGTAGTATGTGAGATATATCGTCATGGTGGTGAATGGAAGTTTAGTGCTGTTGGAAGCGGATTTCAAGGTGGACTAGCTGCACTTTGTGCCAACTATGGATTACAGGTAGGTTAACAAAATAAGTCGGTAGGGGGAGTTTGATATTCCTACTGGCTTTTTTATTGTATTGAAAAAGTATACTTTACAATACAATAAAAAAGCCATATTTTGCTGTTTTTTGTTGAAAACTTTGCGAAAATATACTCTGTTATTATTTTCACTTTTCATATAAAATAGTCATATAGATTTAAGCTGTATACCTTATAAGAATTATATTACGAATGAAAGAAGGGCTATGGGTTGAAATATTTTAATTATCTATCAGAGCAAGAAATAAAAGACCTTTTTTATAAAGAACCACAAAATTTTACAAAAAATGAAGACAAGGATATATTATCCTATGCCCTCGGAGCAACACTATATATGCCAGGTATAAGAGATAGGATAGGGACAGATATTATAGAAAAAAAGATAAAGGGTATAATGTCTGTAATTATTTGCCTTGAAGATTCTGTAGGAGATAGTACTGTTGAAAATGGATTAAAAAATGTAATTATCCAATTAAAAAAAATAGATGATGCATTGAAAGAAGGAAATATATTAGAGGAAGAAGTACCACTTATTTTTATAAGAATTAGAAACCTAGAGCAAATTAAGTCTATTTCCATGGCTTTAGGAGAAAAAATAAATCTATTAGCTGGTTTTGTTATTCCTAAGTTTTCTTATATTAACGGAGAAGATTATTTTAAGGAGATAGAAAATCTAAATAGCAAATGGAATACTTCATTATATGTTATGCCTGTACTTGAAACTAAGGATATTTTATATTTAGACAATAGATTGGAGTATCTTAAAAATTTGAAAGAGTTATTCGATAAATATAAACACTTAATATTAAATATTCGTATTGGAGCAACTGATTTTTCAAGTTTGTTTGGTATAAGAAGAAATATTAATAATGCGATATATGATATTTCTGTTATTAGAGATTGCTTAAGTAGTATTATTAATATATTTGGAAGATATGAAGATAATTATGCAATATCAGGACCAGTATGGGAGTATTTTACTAAAAACACAGGTGATGAAAACTACTATTTGCAAGAGCCTATAGCAGGATTAATTAAGGAAGGAAAGCTGGATAAAGAAAACGGATTATTTGGAAAAACCGTAATACATCCTAGCCAAATAATTCCTATCCAATCACTTCAAGTAGTTACTTACGAAGAATATATGGATGCCTATGCAATTATATATAATGAAAATGAAAATAACGGTGTAGTTAGTAGCATATATAAAAACAAAATGAATGAAGTTAAGCCTCACTTAAATTGGGCCAAAAAGATAATCAAAAAATCATATATTTATGGGGTGTACAATGAAAACAAATGTTACAAAGACCTATTGGCAAGAAAGTAATAAGTATGAATATAATATCATTGACGCATTGAATATGATTATTAGAGTAAAAGATAACCACTACAATATTCCACTCAATACTTTATTTACTATGGCTGCACGGAAAAATCCCAAACGCAGCTTTTTATTTGTAAGTAAAGTTTTAGGAAAGCATATTCCTATTAATCCTTACAGTGGATTATTAGCAAATCTTATACTGGCTACTAAATATATGGATGAAGTTTACAATATAAAAGATGAGACTAGGATTAAAGAACTCGTTAGTGGTTTTATTGATCAGAATAATTGTGAAGATATTTACAAAAAAGCAATTCAAACTCCATATGTATTGCCAGAGCCTAATATTTTTATTGGATTTGCTGAAACTGCTACAGGAATAGCCCAAGGGATATTTAGCTATTTTAAAGGTGAAGGATTTTATACCCATACTACAAGAGATATAGTTTTAAACAATGATTTCAATATAGCCTTTGAAGAAGAGCATTCCCATGCTAAGGATCACAATTGTTATGGTTTAAGTGAAGAAGTTTTAAAGTCAGATGCACCAATTGTATTAATAGATGATGAGCTTACTACGGGAAAAACAATTTTAAATATTATTAAGGCTCTGCAAAGCAAATATCCTCGCAAAACTTATGTTGTATTATCCATTTTGGATTGGCGAAGCGATGATGATATTAATAAATTTAATGAAATAGAGAGGGATATGGGAATCTCTATTAAAGTTATTTCTCTAGTGTCAGGTAATATTGAAATAGAAGGAAGTTCAAATATAAATTGTATAAAACAAAACGAAGAAGTAGCAATATGTGTAGAAGAATCTGATGTTAGTATAGAATACTTAATGTTAGATGATTATTTTGATAAACCACTCAGTTATACTTATCTTGATGGAGAAGGAAATGAGCATATAACTCCATATTTAAAAGAAACAGGGCGATTTGGTATATCATGCAGTGAACAAAACCATATTAGTAACAAAATAGCTAAAATAGGAGAATTACTTAAGTCAAAAAGAACAGGTGATAAAACACTATGCTTAGGAACAGAGGAATTTATGTATATTCCAATGATGATAGCAGCCCATATGGGGCAAGGGGTAAAATATCACTCTACTACTAGAAGTCCTATTTATCCATTAAATAAAGCTGAGTATGGTG from Alkaliphilus flagellatus includes:
- a CDS encoding toxic anion resistance protein; this encodes MNEINGNFEMQEVDLEKKVNEVAVKVKASPEVQKLATQLDIRNAQAIMSFGQDTAVEISKFSDRILSSISNSSVEDSGKMLQQLNSIMGKFDKKDFEDKKPGLFEKIFNKVKDDINKLLEKYQTMDKEISKIYVEIKQYENEITKTNNMLEEMFGKNLEYYENLEKYIQAGYIITDNMRTQVIPQLEQKAASGDQMEAINLQNGLQALEMVEQRIYDLEMAKMVALQTAPQIKLIQRGNYNLLRKIGSAFVVTIPVFKSGLIQAIAIKRQKIQADAMKALDDKTNEMLMRNAQNIASQSVDIARLTSGSSIKIETLEKTFETIVRGIEETKQIEEENRQNRDASRQKLLELQHQLESKR
- a CDS encoding TerD family protein, which encodes MAISLKKGEKVDLTKGNPGLSKVVVGLGWDTNKYDGGNAFDLDAAAFLLGSDGKVSGDHDFIFYNNLKDKSGSITHLGDNLTGEGDGDDEQIQIELSKVPASIERIAFTVTIHDGEERAQNFGQVSNAFIRVFKEETGEELIRYDLGEDFSIETALVVGELYRHQGEWKFNAIGSGFQGGLFALCRNFGVNVG
- a CDS encoding TIGR00266 family protein; amino-acid sequence: MKYEILYGNAFPIVKINLQKGERIKAESDAMVSMSSTIDLDGKLEGGLFKGLGRMLAGEKFFFQTLAANRGPGEALLAPSVPGGVVDVELDGSYGLCVQKDGFLAASDSISVDTQMQNLTRGLFSGEGFFILKVRGTGTVFINSYGAIHPINLEAGEEVVIDNSHLVAWPDYMQYNIEKASSGWISSWTSGESLVCRFRGPGTVLIQTRNPRGFGAWIRQFIPTSGK
- a CDS encoding TerD family protein gives rise to the protein MTISLQKGQRVDLTKGNAGLSQIMIGLGWDPVEQKKGGLFGGLLGGGKAPEIDCDASVLMLDENNKLVSNKNLIYFGNLRSSCGSVWHTGDNLTGDGDGDDEEIIAVLGQIPANIHKLLFVVNIYDCIRRKQDFGMIENAFIRIVNMSNKQELIRYNLTENYGGKTALMVGEIYRHGSEWKFGAIGEGTQDTSLGEIIKKF
- a CDS encoding TerD family protein, whose product is MTINLSKGQRIDLTKTNPGLKKAIIGLGWDTNKYSGGYDFDLDASAFLVGADDKVVNEKDFVFYNNLQGANGSVIHTGDNRTGEGEGDDEQLVIVFDKVPEHVHKIAITVTIHDALQRAQNFGQVSNAFVRLVNEETNEEVLRYDLAEEFSIETAIVVCEIYRHGGEWKFSAVGSGFQGGLAALCANYGLQVG
- a CDS encoding HpcH/HpaI aldolase/citrate lyase family protein translates to MKYFNYLSEQEIKDLFYKEPQNFTKNEDKDILSYALGATLYMPGIRDRIGTDIIEKKIKGIMSVIICLEDSVGDSTVENGLKNVIIQLKKIDDALKEGNILEEEVPLIFIRIRNLEQIKSISMALGEKINLLAGFVIPKFSYINGEDYFKEIENLNSKWNTSLYVMPVLETKDILYLDNRLEYLKNLKELFDKYKHLILNIRIGATDFSSLFGIRRNINNAIYDISVIRDCLSSIINIFGRYEDNYAISGPVWEYFTKNTGDENYYLQEPIAGLIKEGKLDKENGLFGKTVIHPSQIIPIQSLQVVTYEEYMDAYAIIYNENENNGVVSSIYKNKMNEVKPHLNWAKKIIKKSYIYGVYNENKCYKDLLARK